From Danio rerio strain Tuebingen ecotype United States chromosome 7, GRCz12tu, whole genome shotgun sequence, the proteins below share one genomic window:
- the rasl11a gene encoding ras-like protein family member 11A-like: MRLLIEQPRTMSSGSSNFLLVPIPEYPVLDCVPNKNVKIVVLGASNVGKTALIVRFLTKRFIGDYEANTGALYSRKINLDGEQVSLQVQDTPCVSLQDDADGLYCQEQINRSIYWADGYVLVFSITDLNSYRTIQPLYQHVRRIHPSGNIPVIIVGNKSDLLRARQVSDPEGKALADELGGLYFEASARENHESVQAAFLHLCQEVSRALGGGNGEKRKGGLHLARPKSPNMQELKRRFRQVLSSKVKSATAL, translated from the exons ATGCGTCTTCTTATCGAGCAGCCAAGAACAATGAGCAGTGGCTCTAGCAACTTTCTGCTAGTTCCTATACCGGAGTATCCTGTATTAGACTGTGTGCCAAACAAAAACGTCAAGATAGTTGTTCTGGGAGCAAGCAATGTCGGAAAAACAG cTCTGATTGTAAGATTTCTTACTAAGAGATTCATAGGAGACTATGAAGCCAACACAg GGGCCTTATATTCAAGGAAGATTAATTTGGACGGGGAGCAAGTTTCTTTGCAAGTACAGGACACTCCGTGTGTCTCCCTGCAG GATGATGCAGACGGCCTTTACTGTCAAGAGCAGATCAACCGTTCCATTTACTGGGCGGACGGTTATGTGCTCGTCTTCTCCATCACTGACCTCAACAGCTACCGCACCATCCAGCCTCTCTACCAACATGTGCGCCGAATCCACCCCAGCGGTAACATCCCTGTCATCATCGTGGGAAACAAGAGCGACCTTCTGCGAGCCCGACAGGTCTCAGATCCCGAAGGGAAGGCGCTGGCGGATGAATTGGGAGGGCTATACTTTGAGGCTTCGGCCAGGGAGAACCACGAGAGCGTCCAGGCAGCTTTTCTGCACTTATGTCAGGAGGTGAGCCGAGCGCTGGGAGGAGGAAACGGGGAAAAGAGAAAAGGTGGACTACACCTTGCCAGGCCAAAGAGCCCAAACATGCAGGAGTTGAAGAGAAGATTCCGGCAAGTGCTGTCATCCAAGGTCAAGTCGGCTACGGCGCTATGA